In Mucilaginibacter celer, one DNA window encodes the following:
- a CDS encoding polysaccharide deacetylase family protein, with protein sequence MILLGFDVEEFDLPLEYGKSISFDEQLEISTRGTQTILNLLKQKNVKATFFCTANYAVNRPDIIGQIVTDGHEIASHGYFHSDFKSEHLLQSKLVLQQISRTEVTGFRMARMMPVDEAEIAEAGYEYNSSLNPTWLPGRYNNLKKPRTWFYDRNVLQLPASVSARLRFPLFWLSFHNLPLFLLKRMSGGAYKKDGYLNLYFHPWEFTDLHDKDSIGIPGYVARNSGDALTRRLADFIDWAQAKGYPFARTTDFCNTIKNKYQEAIVLPLWAAK encoded by the coding sequence ATGATCTTATTAGGATTTGATGTAGAGGAGTTTGATTTGCCGCTGGAGTATGGCAAGTCGATCTCTTTTGATGAGCAGCTTGAAATTTCAACCCGGGGTACCCAAACTATACTGAACCTGCTGAAGCAGAAAAACGTAAAGGCTACGTTTTTTTGCACGGCAAACTATGCCGTTAACCGCCCGGACATTATTGGGCAGATAGTGACGGACGGACACGAGATAGCATCGCACGGCTATTTTCATTCAGATTTTAAATCCGAACACCTGCTGCAATCAAAACTGGTACTTCAACAAATTTCGCGAACCGAAGTAACCGGCTTCCGCATGGCGCGGATGATGCCTGTTGACGAGGCCGAAATAGCAGAGGCCGGTTACGAATACAATTCATCGTTAAACCCTACATGGCTGCCGGGGAGATACAACAACCTGAAAAAACCGCGTACATGGTTTTATGATCGTAATGTATTACAGCTTCCTGCCTCGGTATCGGCACGGTTGCGTTTCCCGCTTTTTTGGTTAAGCTTTCATAACCTGCCATTGTTTTTGTTAAAAAGGATGAGCGGGGGAGCTTATAAAAAAGATGGCTACCTGAACCTGTATTTCCACCCCTGGGAATTCACCGATCTGCATGATAAGGATAGCATAGGTATTCCGGGCTATGTTGCCAGGAACTCGGGAGATGCCTTAACCCGGCGTTTGGCTGATTTTATTGATTGGGCGCAAGCTAAAGGATATCCCTTTGCCCGCACTACAGACTTTTGCAACACCATCAAAAACAAATACCAGGAAGCCATAGTTTTACCTTTATGGGCGGCCAAATAA
- a CDS encoding RNA polymerase sigma factor, with the protein MVNQSDKELLQDIALGNEQAFQMLFNRHWKSLFSFVYRLTRDEDHTKDVLQDVFLHLWKNRENLYVGDSFLPYLNTVARSNVMSAFRKDKVRLQGVEVLSEAVKLSDASDEQLLLKEVTQTVDVELSKMPFNMRQCFRLSRYEDKSIREIAAELKLSEQTVKNNISEALRRLRISVEQGSLIYLTVLVVNAVL; encoded by the coding sequence ATGGTCAATCAGTCTGACAAAGAATTACTGCAGGATATCGCCCTCGGAAATGAACAGGCTTTCCAGATGCTTTTTAACCGGCACTGGAAAAGCCTGTTTTCATTTGTTTACCGCCTAACCCGCGATGAAGACCATACCAAAGATGTTTTGCAGGATGTTTTTTTACACCTCTGGAAAAACAGAGAAAACCTGTACGTTGGCGATTCTTTTCTGCCTTACCTGAACACGGTTGCCCGCAGCAATGTAATGTCGGCTTTCAGGAAAGATAAAGTGCGCTTACAAGGTGTGGAGGTACTGTCCGAAGCTGTTAAATTATCCGATGCCAGCGATGAGCAGTTACTGTTGAAGGAAGTAACGCAAACTGTTGATGTTGAGCTTTCAAAAATGCCGTTCAATATGCGGCAATGCTTCAGGTTAAGCCGTTATGAAGATAAATCCATCCGTGAGATTGCTGCTGAGCTGAAGCTTTCTGAGCAAACTGTGAAGAACAATATCTCTGAGGCTTTGCGCAGGTTAAGGATTTCTGTGGAGCAGGGCTCGTTGATTTATTTAACGGTTTTGGTGGTGAACGCAGTATTGTAA
- a CDS encoding TlpA disulfide reductase family protein — protein sequence MKKLLSIILSTVALNVAAQTPHFNINGQVGNLNGKKVYLSFMTDGKGHEDSTTLANGAFHFTGQMNPYSSVRLAIDHKGAGREIATHGGDVIYFNFSNETLNIASKDSLANAQFSGSKTYDEYSAYVKAVGPMPWDIDRISNAEIAAAPELAQDTSFLNAVARRHYKMIADLGTKNLEFAKTHPDSFFAPVALFGTAANDKTAALAEQIYKTFSPAIQATDNGKTIKELIDAHYRLKIGGVAPTFTQVNPAGKAVSLADYKGKIVLVDFWASWCSPCRQEIPNLLSQYKMYKDKGFEILSVSLDSSREKWLKAVQQEGMGWPQVSDLKGNNNSAARLYGVTGIPATFLVDRDGKLISTTLRGEELNKKLAEVFKN from the coding sequence ATGAAAAAACTATTAAGCATTATTTTAAGTACGGTTGCATTGAATGTTGCCGCCCAAACGCCTCACTTTAACATTAACGGGCAGGTTGGTAACCTAAACGGTAAAAAAGTTTATTTAAGTTTTATGACTGATGGCAAAGGGCATGAAGATTCAACCACGTTGGCCAACGGAGCTTTCCATTTTACCGGTCAGATGAATCCTTACAGCTCAGTACGGCTGGCAATTGACCATAAAGGTGCCGGACGTGAGATTGCTACCCACGGCGGGGACGTTATCTATTTTAACTTCTCCAACGAGACGTTGAATATCGCTTCTAAAGACTCGTTGGCAAATGCTCAATTCAGCGGTTCTAAAACCTATGATGAATATTCAGCTTATGTAAAGGCAGTAGGGCCGATGCCATGGGATATTGACCGCATTTCAAATGCCGAGATTGCCGCCGCGCCCGAACTTGCTCAGGATACCTCATTCCTGAACGCGGTAGCCCGCCGTCACTATAAAATGATTGCCGACCTGGGGACTAAAAACCTGGAGTTTGCTAAAACCCATCCGGATTCTTTCTTTGCGCCTGTAGCATTGTTCGGTACGGCAGCTAATGATAAAACTGCTGCATTAGCCGAACAGATCTACAAAACCTTTAGCCCTGCAATTCAGGCAACGGATAATGGCAAGACCATCAAGGAGCTTATTGATGCGCATTATCGTTTGAAAATTGGAGGCGTTGCGCCAACGTTTACACAAGTAAACCCGGCCGGTAAAGCCGTGTCATTAGCTGATTACAAAGGCAAAATAGTGTTGGTTGATTTCTGGGCCAGCTGGTGTTCGCCTTGCCGCCAGGAAATTCCCAATCTGTTAAGCCAGTATAAAATGTATAAAGATAAAGGATTTGAGATCCTGTCTGTATCACTTGACAGCAGCCGTGAAAAATGGTTAAAGGCTGTGCAGCAGGAAGGGATGGGATGGCCCCAGGTTAGTGATCTTAAAGGCAACAACAATAGTGCTGCCCGCCTGTACGGCGTAACGGGTATCCCGGCCACTTTCCTGGTAGATCGGGACGGAAAACTCATTAGCACAACGCTTCGTGGAGAAGAGCTAAATAAAAAGCTTGCCGAGGTTTTTAAGAATTAG
- a CDS encoding FecR family protein, with amino-acid sequence MKSKKYEALKNLFEQYEEGSIHQSQKEIIDDWFDQHQDEEIVDLLKDPEQEARIYKELHQRVMQPIKPVGVVRKLSQATWLRAACIILLAGIAVGLYYKKHNTTIDNPALVFQTYQTGNGQVQKVELADGSTIWLNAATTLRVPTPFKQRSIYLDKGEAFFEVKHDANNPFTVTTGSIITRDIGTSFNIRAYHPETEYRVEVASGKVAVERLSNSGKSEILNRSISQGQGLVYNVTDQKSQLIAKSPELIQGWKTNGTLYLDKLTLPQIAEELSRHFKIRAIVKHPELDRHQYTINLGTMDLNTSLPELTLRTGMSYELTPDKLTINPSANGMK; translated from the coding sequence ATGAAGAGTAAAAAGTACGAGGCACTAAAAAATCTGTTTGAGCAATACGAAGAAGGATCGATCCATCAATCGCAAAAAGAAATAATTGACGATTGGTTTGATCAACACCAGGATGAAGAGATAGTTGACCTGCTCAAAGATCCTGAACAGGAAGCACGGATCTATAAAGAATTACACCAACGCGTTATGCAGCCGATAAAGCCGGTTGGCGTGGTTCGTAAACTTAGCCAGGCTACATGGTTGCGCGCCGCCTGTATCATTTTATTAGCAGGTATAGCCGTTGGTTTATATTACAAAAAACACAACACCACAATAGATAACCCCGCGCTGGTATTCCAAACATACCAAACCGGCAATGGCCAGGTTCAAAAAGTTGAACTGGCAGATGGTTCAACCATCTGGCTAAACGCAGCGACTACTCTAAGGGTACCCACACCATTCAAACAACGCTCAATTTATTTAGATAAAGGCGAGGCCTTTTTTGAAGTAAAGCACGATGCCAATAACCCTTTCACTGTTACAACCGGTAGTATCATTACCCGCGATATCGGCACATCTTTCAATATCAGAGCTTATCATCCGGAAACTGAATACAGGGTTGAAGTAGCCTCGGGCAAAGTAGCTGTTGAGCGCTTAAGTAACTCAGGAAAATCGGAGATTTTAAACCGGTCAATCAGCCAGGGGCAGGGCTTGGTTTACAATGTGACCGATCAAAAAAGCCAGCTAATAGCCAAATCTCCTGAACTGATACAAGGCTGGAAAACAAACGGAACACTTTATTTAGACAAACTCACCCTACCACAAATAGCAGAAGAACTTTCACGCCATTTCAAAATCCGGGCAATCGTCAAACACCCGGAATTGGACAGGCATCAGTATACCATCAATCTTGGCACCATGGATCTCAATACATCCCTACCTGAGTTAACCCTGCGTACCGGGATGAGTTATGAACTTACCCCTGATAAATTAACCATTAACCCTTCAGCAAACGGCATGAAATAA
- a CDS encoding phosphocholine-specific phospholipase C — MNSRRDFLKKAALLSGSAAAINMLPPVIQKALAVNPEPGSTFYDAEHIVFLMQENRSFDHQLGTLKGVRGYNDPRAINLPDKNKVWLQTNNKGDTYGPFHLDVKDTKIAWMGSLPHGWSDQTDAMNNGKYDKWLDVKKARNKNFADMPLTMGYCNRADFPFYYSLADAFTVCDQNFCSSITGTHPNRYYWMTGTVREANKSEGIAHLWNIDNYNYPVLNWTTFPERLEEHGVSWKVYQNELTMGLDFGNEEEAWLGNFGTNVLEYFEQYNVRMHEGGIAGLQSKKENTLKQIAEMEKQPQEGRVVTRLAAAKKLLANIELAQAKYTKENFNNLPKTQQSLNNKAFTTNISNPDYHSLETLEYNDNGTSRKVNVPKGDVFHQFREDVKNGTLPTVSWLMPPANFSDHPGEPWFGPWYVSEAMEILLQNPEVWKKTIFVITYDENDGYFDHVPPYVVPNPYKEHTGKVSAGIDPKLDFVTKEQQTNPSATDTNIREAAIGLGYRVPMIIASPWTRGGYVCSEVFDHTSSIQFVETFLAKKLNKKVQEENITQWRRTICGDLTSAFRPYNGEKIDGPVFLEKKQFIEDIHQAQFKEIPANFKKLSAAEIEQINTDHTQSPYFPKQEKGVKPSCALPYELYTNGYFNKASNTFEIAFKAGNKVYGQRSAGSPFRVYAVNPYEKEQLRAWDYSAAAGDTLTDEWKISNFENSAYHLKVYGPNGFYREFTGSNNNPQIKITCDYEASRLNAAKLTGNVVINITNHDKKAHTAVISDKSYKAQAQTLAIPAGGGTRVVLNLAKNHNWYDLGVTLKGYDAFEERFAGRVETGAPTKTDPLMGGVV; from the coding sequence ATGAATTCAAGAAGAGACTTTTTAAAAAAGGCAGCTTTATTATCCGGCAGCGCCGCGGCAATAAATATGCTGCCACCCGTTATACAAAAAGCCCTGGCTGTTAATCCCGAGCCGGGCAGTACTTTTTATGATGCTGAGCATATTGTGTTCCTGATGCAGGAAAACCGCTCGTTCGATCACCAGTTAGGTACCCTTAAAGGTGTACGTGGTTATAACGATCCCCGCGCTATCAACCTTCCCGATAAAAATAAAGTTTGGCTGCAAACCAACAATAAAGGCGATACTTACGGCCCTTTCCATTTAGATGTAAAGGATACCAAAATTGCCTGGATGGGGTCATTACCCCACGGCTGGAGCGACCAAACCGATGCCATGAACAATGGAAAATACGATAAATGGCTGGATGTAAAAAAAGCACGCAATAAAAACTTTGCCGATATGCCCCTAACCATGGGCTACTGCAACCGTGCCGATTTTCCGTTCTATTATTCGCTTGCTGATGCCTTTACCGTATGCGATCAAAACTTTTGCTCAAGCATAACCGGTACCCATCCCAACCGCTATTACTGGATGACCGGCACCGTGCGCGAGGCCAACAAATCCGAAGGCATTGCCCACCTATGGAACATCGACAACTATAACTACCCGGTACTGAACTGGACAACCTTCCCCGAGCGATTGGAAGAACATGGTGTAAGCTGGAAAGTTTATCAAAATGAACTTACCATGGGCCTTGATTTTGGTAACGAGGAGGAAGCCTGGTTAGGTAATTTCGGTACCAACGTATTGGAGTACTTTGAACAATACAATGTGCGGATGCACGAGGGGGGTATTGCCGGTTTGCAATCGAAAAAAGAGAATACGCTGAAGCAGATTGCCGAAATGGAAAAGCAGCCCCAGGAGGGCAGGGTAGTAACCCGCCTTGCTGCCGCTAAAAAGTTATTGGCTAATATTGAGCTGGCACAGGCAAAATACACTAAAGAGAATTTTAACAATCTGCCTAAAACACAGCAGTCGTTAAATAACAAGGCTTTCACTACTAATATCAGCAATCCAGATTACCATAGCCTGGAAACATTGGAATATAATGATAATGGAACCAGCCGTAAGGTAAATGTACCTAAAGGTGATGTGTTCCACCAGTTTAGGGAGGATGTAAAGAATGGTACGCTACCAACGGTATCATGGCTGATGCCACCCGCCAATTTCTCAGATCACCCGGGTGAACCATGGTTTGGTCCGTGGTATGTGAGTGAGGCGATGGAGATATTGCTTCAAAACCCGGAGGTGTGGAAGAAAACCATTTTTGTGATCACCTATGATGAAAACGATGGTTATTTTGACCATGTACCTCCGTATGTAGTTCCTAACCCGTATAAAGAACATACTGGCAAAGTATCGGCAGGAATAGATCCAAAACTTGATTTCGTTACTAAAGAACAGCAAACCAACCCATCTGCAACAGATACCAATATCCGTGAGGCTGCCATAGGCTTAGGCTACCGTGTACCAATGATCATCGCCTCGCCATGGACGCGTGGTGGTTATGTATGTTCGGAAGTGTTTGACCATACTTCGTCGATACAATTTGTTGAAACATTTTTGGCTAAGAAACTCAATAAAAAAGTTCAGGAAGAAAATATCACCCAATGGCGCCGTACCATTTGCGGGGATTTGACATCGGCTTTCCGTCCTTATAATGGCGAGAAAATAGATGGCCCTGTATTCCTGGAGAAGAAACAATTTATTGAAGATATCCATCAGGCACAGTTCAAGGAGATCCCGGCCAACTTTAAAAAGCTGTCCGCTGCCGAAATTGAGCAGATCAATACAGATCATACCCAATCGCCATATTTTCCTAAACAGGAAAAAGGTGTTAAGCCATCATGCGCGTTGCCTTACGAGTTGTACACCAACGGGTATTTTAATAAAGCCAGCAATACTTTTGAGATAGCTTTTAAAGCTGGTAATAAAGTTTATGGTCAGCGTTCGGCAGGTTCACCGTTCAGAGTGTATGCAGTTAATCCGTATGAGAAAGAGCAGTTACGTGCATGGGATTACAGTGCCGCTGCGGGTGATACTTTAACCGATGAATGGAAAATCAGCAATTTTGAAAACAGTGCTTATCATTTAAAAGTTTATGGCCCTAACGGTTTTTACCGTGAGTTTACCGGTAGCAATAACAACCCACAGATTAAAATTACCTGCGATTATGAAGCCAGCCGTTTAAACGCCGCTAAGCTTACCGGTAATGTGGTTATAAATATTACCAACCACGATAAAAAAGCGCATACTGCGGTGATCAGTGATAAAAGTTATAAGGCACAGGCTCAAACCCTGGCCATACCTGCCGGTGGCGGTACAAGGGTTGTTTTAAACCTTGCTAAAAACCACAACTGGTACGATTTGGGCGTAACACTAAAAGGCTACGATGCTTTTGAAGAACGCTTTGCAGGTCGTGTTGAAACAGGCGCACCAACTAAAACCGATCCGTTAATGGGCGGTGTTGTTTAA
- a CDS encoding toll/interleukin-1 receptor domain-containing protein: MKKPTIFLSHSAKDKLVINQLKNMLMTKTSQTVDIFCSSDGQSIPFGKNWIHTVEEALTNSSIMFVFVTPNSIHSNWIYFEAGYSYSKAIEVIPVGLLGVDLSTIQPPLSLLQGFNVASFEGLNNLLKIINTKFSYSYPLSFHSTDLLLLESQADKLIRDNSAVIDTIDYLHLRLSSVESNETKHSLDESAFDKIKDYFSNDGDVGNFYNQGMESHGLSISKVISMPNKFWFEIKIDPFLYKVHLKHLKSLINKIYDVPLNTFYFIIKLNKNYNLLTETFKISSRLHPFGITFSDKKNVFKFENLEFTILSSGRGNSAAELRIMYNVADLGNIYIEPLISMLLNSGVIVEEAPVFEI, from the coding sequence ATGAAAAAGCCTACCATTTTTTTAAGTCATTCGGCGAAAGACAAATTGGTGATAAATCAATTAAAGAATATGTTGATGACAAAAACATCGCAAACTGTTGATATATTCTGTTCAAGTGATGGCCAAAGTATTCCCTTTGGTAAAAATTGGATTCATACCGTAGAAGAAGCTTTAACTAACTCGTCTATAATGTTCGTTTTCGTTACCCCAAATTCTATTCATTCAAATTGGATATACTTTGAAGCAGGGTATTCCTATTCAAAAGCTATTGAGGTAATTCCTGTTGGACTTTTAGGGGTGGATTTGTCAACAATTCAACCTCCATTAAGCCTATTACAAGGCTTTAATGTAGCTTCGTTTGAGGGGTTGAATAATTTATTGAAAATAATTAACACGAAATTCAGTTATAGCTATCCTTTGTCTTTTCACTCAACCGACCTCTTGTTATTGGAATCGCAAGCGGATAAGCTTATTAGAGATAACTCGGCCGTTATCGACACAATCGACTATCTACATCTCCGCCTTAGTAGTGTAGAAAGCAACGAAACCAAACATTCACTTGATGAATCGGCGTTCGATAAAATCAAAGATTATTTTTCAAACGATGGTGATGTTGGTAATTTCTACAATCAAGGTATGGAATCCCATGGACTATCTATATCAAAGGTAATTTCCATGCCTAACAAATTTTGGTTTGAAATAAAGATTGATCCTTTTCTTTACAAAGTACACTTAAAGCACTTAAAAAGTTTAATAAACAAGATATATGATGTTCCATTAAACACATTTTACTTTATAATAAAACTAAACAAAAATTACAACCTACTTACTGAAACATTCAAAATTTCTTCAAGATTACATCCTTTTGGGATAACTTTCTCTGACAAGAAAAACGTGTTCAAATTTGAAAATCTGGAATTTACAATTCTCTCTTCAGGACGAGGCAATAGCGCGGCCGAATTGCGCATAATGTATAATGTAGCAGATTTAGGAAATATTTATATTGAGCCTCTAATCTCAATGCTTTTAAATTCTGGGGTCATTGTGGAAGAGGCGCCCGTTTTCGAAATATGA